The proteins below are encoded in one region of Helianthus annuus cultivar XRQ/B chromosome 2, HanXRQr2.0-SUNRISE, whole genome shotgun sequence:
- the LOC110892971 gene encoding uncharacterized protein LOC110892971, with product MASDAESSVKDHTDPNSPLYLHPSDYPRQMQVNDVLTDANFIDWLQEMKNFLYAKNKIGFVDGTIPKPDQTHGTYMAWMRCDAMVKGWLTTAMDKDIRASVKYANTAAEIWIDVNERFGKESAPRAYELKQMINVTKQDGATVSAYYTKLRRIWDEITTILATPYCTFNGCKCEVGKKLIKLKEKEQLYEFLLGLDDEFAVI from the coding sequence ATGGCTAGTGACGCCGAATCGAGCGTCAAGGATCATACCGATCCGAACTCACCCCTATACCTTCATCCCTCCGACTATCCTCGTCAGATGCAAGTTAACGATGTGTTGACGGATGCAAATTTCATCGACTGGTTACAAGAGATGAAAAATTTCTTGTATGCCAAAAACAAAATCGGATTTGTTGATGGAACAATTCCAAAACCTGATCAGACACATGGAACCTACATGGcatggatgcggtgcgatgcgaTGGTGAAGGGATGGCTCACTACAGCCATGGACAAAGATATACGTGCTAGTGTGAAGTACGCAAACACGGCTGCTGAAATCTGGATCGATGTGAATGAACGCTTTGGAAAGGAGAGTGCACCAAGAGCTTATGAATTGAAACAGATGATTAATGTCACCAAGCAAGATGGAGCAACCGTATCAGCATACTACACCAAATTGAGAAGAATCTGGGATGAAATTACGACCATTCTTGCGACCCCGTATTGCACTTTCAATGGCTGCAAGTGTGAGGTTGGAAAGAAATTAATAAAACTAAAGGAAAAGGAGCAACTGTATGAGTTTTTACTCGGTCTCGATGATGAGTTTGCCGTTATATGA